One genomic window of Comamonas serinivorans includes the following:
- the cobN gene encoding cobaltochelatase subunit CobN, translated as MHLLSTQPGRFVEDEAIVTRLNQTPAEIVVLSSADTTLALLSAARTHLAAQDPDFPGLRLVNLLHLRQNASLDLYVDEVLASARVVVVDHLGAASSWTYGMQCITQLARDRGQQLVMFSGDQQEDPDLLARSTVAVAQARLLWQYLRAGGVANAVGFLQVLAQGMAPAGSSPLRPPPPPPRVYPPVAVYVPLRWMENGNPGILGDVNALKASRWQPGNPVAVLVFYRAHLLAGNTLAFDALADALLARGLNPLPLALESLKDSTCLQVLQTLCAEHDAQVVINTTAFAALGEAGGELVGDVPVLQAIACGNSEADWAEDPQGLRPRDIAMQVVLPEVDGRIISRAISFKGLSHHCLLTQVDVLGYVPKPDRVRFVAELAAAWVALRRLPAADKRLALVLANYPGSEGRIGSGVGLDTPATVIGLLAQLERDGLALGDPTLRPANGDELMQLLTAGVANDARQWPLRPAFQSYALADYERRLRSLPAELRAAIVQQWGEPADDPAVRKGRFMIAGIRLGHVFIGIQPARTLAAAGVPQANDAASYHDAELVPPHHYLAFYFWLREAFGAHAVAHVGKHGNLEWLPGKSLALSASCWPDAILGPLPNLYPFIVNDPGEGAQAKRRTQAVIIDHLMPPLARAESHGPLQDLERLVDEYYDALLVDQRRARLLKQAIVEAVRATGLLADLADGRPVAARDTPAGACCPPPAEAGEAREDDALIAQVDAYLCELKETQIRDGLHIFGQSPTGEQRLSTLAALARLPAGDGQGERMGLLQALALDVLGPPEAGQPAFNPLDIEPAVPWSGARPEVLARQSDAAWRTHGDTRERLELLALQVLAQPDLAAGWPHTQAVLGRVLGQIGPALDACGPQELAQFSQALRGRFVPAGPSGSPSRGRLDVLPTGRNFYTVDTRAIPTPTAWKLGLQSAERLIELYLQTHGEYPRELGLSVWGTSTMRTGGDDIAQAFALIGVRPIWAPGSQRVTDFEVLPRVGLHRPRVDVTLRVSGFFRDAFPGVMQMFDAAVQAVAAQEEDEEDNPIRARILADAAQLQQGGLSEAEARARAGWRVFSAAPGRYGTGIHALLQSGQWEGDADLAQAFVSAGAYAYGQQVHGAPAGPELQRRLAQLHIVLQNQDSREHDLLDSSEYSQFQGGMAAAARHYGGQQPELYHGDHGNPEAARIRPLREEIGRIVRARVTNPKWIAGAMRHGYKGAFEMAATVDYLFGFDATARVVGAHHYQALAEAYLFDATVHDFIAGHNPQALVDMHARLLEAISRGMWAAEADTVARLQAQLLAAEGEQEGRHA; from the coding sequence ATGCACCTGCTGAGCACCCAGCCGGGCCGCTTCGTCGAGGACGAGGCCATCGTCACGCGCCTGAACCAGACCCCGGCCGAGATCGTCGTCCTCAGCTCGGCCGACACCACGCTGGCCCTGCTGTCGGCCGCGCGCACCCACCTCGCGGCGCAGGACCCGGACTTTCCCGGCCTGCGGCTGGTCAACCTGCTGCACCTGCGGCAGAACGCCTCGCTGGACCTGTACGTGGACGAGGTGCTCGCGTCGGCCCGCGTGGTCGTGGTCGACCACCTGGGCGCGGCCTCGAGCTGGACCTACGGCATGCAGTGCATCACCCAGCTGGCGCGCGACCGCGGGCAGCAACTGGTCATGTTCTCGGGGGATCAGCAGGAGGACCCGGACCTGCTGGCCCGCAGCACCGTGGCCGTGGCTCAGGCGCGCCTGCTGTGGCAGTACCTGCGCGCCGGCGGCGTGGCCAATGCGGTGGGGTTTTTGCAGGTGCTGGCGCAGGGCATGGCGCCGGCCGGCAGCTCACCGCTTCGCCCGCCGCCACCACCACCGCGGGTGTATCCACCGGTAGCAGTATATGTACCTTTGCGTTGGATGGAAAACGGCAACCCCGGCATACTGGGTGATGTCAATGCGCTGAAAGCCAGCCGCTGGCAGCCGGGCAACCCCGTGGCCGTGCTGGTGTTTTACCGCGCGCACCTGCTGGCGGGCAACACGCTGGCCTTCGATGCGCTGGCCGATGCGCTGCTGGCGCGCGGCCTGAACCCGCTGCCGCTGGCGCTGGAGTCGCTGAAGGACAGCACCTGCCTGCAGGTGCTGCAAACGCTGTGCGCTGAACACGACGCGCAGGTCGTCATCAACACCACCGCGTTTGCCGCGCTGGGCGAGGCCGGCGGCGAGCTGGTGGGCGACGTGCCCGTGCTGCAGGCCATCGCCTGCGGCAACAGCGAGGCCGACTGGGCCGAGGACCCGCAGGGCCTGCGGCCGCGCGACATTGCCATGCAGGTGGTGCTGCCCGAGGTCGACGGCCGCATCATCTCGCGCGCCATCAGCTTCAAGGGCCTGTCGCACCACTGCCTGTTGACCCAGGTCGACGTGCTGGGCTACGTGCCCAAGCCGGACCGCGTGCGCTTCGTGGCCGAGCTGGCGGCGGCCTGGGTGGCCCTGCGCCGCCTGCCCGCGGCCGACAAGCGGCTGGCGCTGGTGCTGGCCAACTACCCGGGCAGCGAAGGCCGCATCGGCTCGGGCGTGGGGCTGGACACGCCGGCCACCGTGATCGGGCTGCTGGCCCAGCTGGAGCGCGACGGCCTGGCGCTGGGCGACCCCACGCTGCGGCCGGCCAACGGCGACGAGCTGATGCAGCTGCTGACCGCCGGCGTGGCCAACGACGCGCGCCAGTGGCCGCTGCGCCCGGCGTTCCAGAGCTACGCGCTGGCCGATTACGAGCGCCGCCTGCGCTCGCTGCCGGCCGAGCTGCGCGCGGCCATCGTGCAGCAGTGGGGCGAGCCGGCCGACGACCCGGCGGTGCGCAAGGGCCGTTTCATGATTGCCGGCATCCGCCTGGGCCATGTGTTCATCGGCATTCAGCCGGCGCGCACGCTGGCCGCCGCGGGCGTGCCGCAGGCCAACGATGCGGCGAGCTACCACGACGCCGAGCTGGTGCCGCCGCACCACTACCTGGCGTTCTACTTCTGGCTGCGCGAGGCCTTTGGCGCCCACGCCGTGGCCCACGTGGGCAAGCACGGCAACCTCGAATGGCTGCCCGGCAAGAGCCTGGCGCTGTCCGCGTCCTGCTGGCCCGATGCCATCCTGGGTCCGCTGCCCAACCTCTACCCCTTCATCGTCAACGACCCCGGCGAGGGCGCACAGGCCAAGCGCCGCACCCAGGCCGTGATCATCGACCACCTGATGCCGCCGCTGGCGCGGGCCGAAAGCCATGGCCCGCTGCAGGACCTGGAGCGCCTGGTGGACGAGTACTACGACGCGCTGCTGGTGGACCAGCGCCGCGCCCGGTTGCTCAAGCAGGCCATCGTCGAGGCCGTGCGCGCCACGGGCTTGCTGGCCGACCTGGCGGATGGCCGGCCCGTAGCGGCGCGGGACACCCCGGCCGGCGCCTGCTGCCCCCCGCCGGCCGAGGCCGGCGAGGCACGCGAAGACGACGCGCTCATCGCCCAGGTGGACGCCTACCTCTGCGAACTCAAGGAAACGCAGATCCGCGACGGGCTGCACATCTTTGGCCAGTCCCCCACGGGTGAACAACGCCTGTCCACGCTGGCGGCGCTGGCGCGCCTGCCGGCGGGCGACGGCCAGGGCGAGCGCATGGGCCTGCTGCAGGCGCTGGCGCTGGACGTGCTGGGGCCACCCGAGGCCGGGCAGCCGGCGTTCAACCCGCTGGACATCGAGCCGGCCGTGCCCTGGTCAGGTGCCCGCCCCGAGGTGCTGGCGCGTCAAAGCGACGCCGCCTGGCGCACCCATGGCGACACGCGCGAGCGGCTGGAGCTGCTGGCGCTGCAGGTGTTGGCGCAACCTGACCTGGCGGCCGGCTGGCCGCACACGCAGGCGGTGCTGGGGCGGGTGCTGGGGCAGATCGGGCCGGCGCTGGACGCCTGCGGCCCGCAGGAGCTGGCGCAGTTCTCGCAGGCCTTGCGCGGCCGCTTCGTGCCGGCCGGGCCCAGCGGCTCGCCGTCGCGCGGGCGCCTCGACGTGTTGCCCACGGGGCGCAACTTCTACACCGTCGACACGCGGGCGATTCCCACGCCCACGGCCTGGAAGCTGGGCCTGCAGTCGGCCGAGCGCCTGATCGAGCTCTACCTGCAGACCCATGGCGAGTACCCGCGCGAGCTGGGCCTGTCGGTCTGGGGCACCTCGACCATGCGCACCGGGGGCGACGACATCGCGCAGGCGTTTGCGCTGATCGGCGTGCGGCCGATCTGGGCGCCGGGCAGCCAGCGCGTGACCGACTTCGAGGTGCTGCCGCGCGTAGGCCTGCACCGGCCGCGCGTGGACGTGACGCTGCGCGTGTCGGGCTTCTTCCGCGATGCCTTTCCGGGCGTGATGCAGATGTTCGACGCCGCCGTGCAGGCCGTGGCCGCGCAGGAGGAAGACGAGGAGGACAACCCGATCCGGGCCCGCATCCTGGCCGATGCGGCGCAGCTGCAACAGGGCGGTTTGAGTGAGGCCGAGGCCCGCGCGCGCGCCGGCTGGCGCGTGTTCAGCGCGGCGCCCGGGCGGTACGGCACCGGCATCCATGCGCTGCTGCAATCGGGCCAGTGGGAGGGCGACGCCGACCTGGCGCAGGCCTTTGTCAGCGCCGGCGCCTACGCCTATGGCCAGCAGGTGCACGGGGCGCCTGCCGGCCCCGAGCTGCAGCGCCGGCTGGCGCAGCTGCACATCGTGCTGCAGAACCAGGACAGCCGCGAGCACGACCTGCTCGACTCGAGCGAATACAGCCAGTTTCAGGGCGGCATGGCGGCGGCGGCGCGCCACTACGGCGGGCAGCAGCCCGAGCTTTACCACGGCGACCACGGCAACCCCGAGGCCGCCCGCATCCGCCCGCTGCGCGAGGAAATCGGCCGCATCGTGCGGGCCCGCGTCACCAACCCCAAGTGGATTGCGGGCGCCATGCGCCATGGCTACAAGGGCGCGTTCGAGATGGCGGCCACGGTGGACTACCTGTTCGGCTTCGACGCCACGGCCCGGGTGGTGGGCGCCCACCACTACCAGGCCCTGGCCGAGGCCTACCTGTTCGATGCCACCGTGCATGACTTCATCGCTGGTCACAACCCCCAGGCGCTGGTGGACATGCACGCGCGCCTGCTCGAAGCCATCTCGCGCGGCATGTGGGCGGCCGAGGCCGACACCGTGGCGCGGCTGCAGGCCCAGTTGCTGGCCGCCGAAGGCGAACAGGAGGGGCGCCATGCCTGA
- a CDS encoding ATP-binding protein — protein sequence MPESRDPTRDGRSPTVLVPAEPPLHFPFTAIEGQDELQQALLLTAIEPRIGGVVVEGPRGTAKTTAARGLAELLAPAPFVSLPLGCTIEHLVGSLDIGQALSHQQLAFAPGLLAKAHGGVLYVDEINLLPDALVDVLLDVAASGVNRVERDGISHQHAARWVLVGTMNAQEGRLRPQLLDRLGLGVVVGNVHDAAQRQRIVRARLAFDHDPQSFVQQHAQRQQALARRLARARAALAGPVEVLDAAWADVAQRGIAAAVDGLRADIVMLRAATAQAAWEAAAVDMADAADTAAKAQALQVTPAHVAQVAELVLRHRRAAGEAPAPAAARPASPPPAAPQAPTPAPPPSDAGQPPASQPQPTTPGGGPDAGEPGAVQRDAAPPAGGESGVEPSDAGQGPSSGQADWGGLAAEPVPSATAANPLLQRWLQTLSQAVAEDPPKKA from the coding sequence ATGCCTGAATCCCGTGATCCCACCCGCGATGGCCGCTCGCCGACGGTCCTGGTGCCGGCCGAGCCGCCGCTGCATTTCCCGTTCACGGCCATCGAAGGGCAGGACGAGCTTCAGCAGGCCTTGCTGCTGACGGCCATCGAGCCGCGCATCGGCGGCGTCGTCGTCGAGGGGCCGCGCGGCACGGCCAAGACCACAGCCGCGCGCGGCCTGGCCGAGCTGCTGGCGCCGGCCCCTTTCGTCAGCCTGCCGCTGGGCTGCACCATCGAGCACCTGGTCGGCAGCCTGGACATCGGCCAGGCCCTGAGCCACCAGCAGCTGGCCTTTGCGCCCGGCCTGCTGGCCAAGGCGCACGGCGGTGTGCTGTACGTCGATGAAATCAACCTGCTGCCCGACGCCCTGGTCGACGTGCTGCTCGATGTGGCCGCCAGCGGCGTCAACCGCGTGGAGCGCGACGGCATTTCGCACCAGCACGCGGCGCGCTGGGTGCTGGTGGGCACCATGAACGCCCAGGAAGGCCGGCTGCGCCCGCAGCTGCTGGACCGCCTGGGGCTTGGCGTGGTGGTGGGCAACGTGCACGATGCCGCCCAGCGCCAGCGCATCGTGCGCGCGCGGCTCGCGTTCGACCACGACCCCCAGTCGTTTGTTCAGCAGCACGCGCAGCGCCAGCAGGCGCTGGCCCGGCGGCTGGCGCGCGCCCGCGCGGCGTTGGCCGGCCCGGTCGAGGTCTTGGACGCGGCCTGGGCCGACGTGGCCCAGCGCGGCATCGCGGCGGCGGTGGATGGCCTGCGCGCCGACATCGTGATGCTGCGCGCCGCCACCGCGCAGGCTGCCTGGGAGGCGGCGGCCGTTGACATGGCCGACGCTGCTGACACTGCCGCCAAGGCGCAAGCCCTTCAGGTCACGCCCGCGCATGTGGCGCAGGTGGCCGAACTGGTGCTGCGCCACCGCCGCGCGGCGGGCGAGGCGCCGGCGCCCGCTGCAGCACGCCCGGCGTCGCCGCCGCCCGCCGCGCCGCAGGCGCCGACGCCCGCGCCACCGCCATCCGACGCTGGCCAGCCCCCGGCCAGCCAGCCTCAGCCGACCACGCCCGGGGGCGGACCCGATGCGGGTGAGCCAGGCGCCGTCCAGCGCGATGCGGCACCGCCCGCTGGCGGGGAGTCAGGCGTGGAACCATCGGATGCGGGCCAGGGGCCGTCGTCCGGTCAGGCCGATTGGGGCGGGCTGGCGGCTGAACCCGTCCCCAGCGCCACCGCGGCCAATCCTTTGCTGCAGCGGTGGCTGCAGACGCTGTCGCAGGCCGTCGCCGAAGACCCGCCAAAAAAAGCCTGA
- a CDS encoding vWA domain-containing protein gives MQRPLDAALYQPWQLHWRDDRPPPRVLDLLLLDCSASMVQSGALALAKGLGIALMDEAYRARRDVGLIRFGGQHAGVEVWPQQSGWFNGDWVEPLTGGGGTPLQAAVDLAQAVVQQARPAVCCLWLLSDGRVHERPAAPQGCDVIHVLDVDQAPPHRRLPGARLLAEHWQARYLALPAA, from the coding sequence GTGCAGCGCCCGCTCGACGCGGCCTTGTACCAGCCCTGGCAGCTGCACTGGCGCGACGACCGGCCGCCGCCGCGCGTGCTGGACCTGTTGCTGCTCGATTGCTCGGCGTCCATGGTGCAGTCCGGTGCGCTGGCGCTGGCCAAGGGCCTGGGCATTGCGCTCATGGACGAGGCCTATCGCGCGCGGCGCGACGTGGGCCTGATCCGCTTTGGCGGGCAACATGCGGGTGTTGAAGTATGGCCTCAGCAGTCAGGCTGGTTCAATGGCGACTGGGTGGAACCCCTGACCGGTGGTGGCGGCACCCCGCTGCAGGCCGCCGTCGATCTGGCGCAGGCCGTGGTGCAGCAGGCGCGCCCCGCGGTGTGCTGCCTGTGGCTGTTGAGCGATGGCCGCGTGCACGAGCGGCCCGCCGCGCCGCAAGGTTGCGACGTGATCCACGTGCTCGATGTGGACCAGGCGCCGCCGCACCGCCGGCTGCCAGGCGCGCGGCTGCTGGCCGAGCATTGGCAGGCGCGCTACCTCGCCTTGCCGGCCGCATGA
- a CDS encoding GlxA family transcriptional regulator produces the protein MHDFTILALDDAYASSLAATLDILVAARALAPRLGVPVPRWRLCAPEPGLVRLQGGMQVEATRLPVRARDDRSTWVLPGLGLNTTAAITQRLARPDTAALARRIARHVQGGGRVVASCSSVFLLQPAGLLAGRRATTSWWHAPLLQRLAPGCTVDADRMVCADGPITTAGAAFAQTDLMLHLLRAHGGAALADAVSRMLLIDGRQAQAPYIVAEVLANGDSLVAQLAARVEAALPNPPSVAALAEAFCMSERTLSRRIRQATGKSTLALVQSVRLRRARALLEGSRMTVDQVAEAVGYQDATALRRLMKKVAGANPSRYRPATMAAACDDGIAAPARQPG, from the coding sequence ATGCACGACTTCACCATCCTGGCGCTGGACGACGCCTATGCCAGCAGCCTCGCCGCCACCCTCGACATCCTGGTCGCCGCGCGGGCCCTCGCGCCACGCCTGGGCGTGCCGGTGCCGCGCTGGCGACTGTGCGCCCCCGAACCTGGCCTGGTGCGGCTGCAGGGCGGGATGCAGGTCGAGGCGACGAGGCTACCTGTGCGTGCACGCGACGACCGCTCCACCTGGGTGCTGCCTGGCCTGGGCCTGAACACCACCGCCGCCATCACGCAGCGGCTGGCCCGACCCGACACCGCGGCGCTGGCGCGGCGCATCGCGCGCCATGTGCAGGGCGGGGGGCGGGTCGTCGCCTCATGCTCCTCGGTGTTCTTGCTGCAGCCGGCCGGGCTGCTGGCGGGGCGTCGCGCCACCACCTCGTGGTGGCATGCACCCTTGCTGCAGCGGCTGGCACCCGGCTGCACGGTCGATGCCGACCGCATGGTCTGCGCCGACGGCCCCATCACCACCGCTGGTGCCGCTTTCGCGCAGACCGACCTGATGCTGCACCTGCTGCGCGCGCACGGCGGCGCCGCGCTGGCCGATGCGGTGTCGCGCATGCTGCTGATCGACGGCCGCCAGGCGCAGGCGCCCTACATCGTGGCCGAGGTGCTGGCCAACGGCGACAGCCTGGTGGCACAGCTGGCTGCGCGTGTTGAGGCAGCGCTGCCCAACCCGCCCAGCGTGGCTGCCCTGGCCGAGGCCTTTTGCATGTCGGAGCGCACCCTGTCGCGCCGCATCCGCCAGGCCACTGGCAAGAGCACCCTGGCCCTGGTGCAAAGCGTGCGGCTGCGGCGCGCCCGCGCGCTGCTCGAAGGCAGCCGCATGACGGTGGACCAGGTGGCCGAGGCGGTCGGCTACCAGGATGCCACCGCGCTGCGACGGCTGATGAAGAAGGTTGCCGGCGCCAACCCCAGCCGCTACCGCCCCGCGACGATGGCCGCAGCTTGCGACGACGGCATCGCAGCACCTGCGCGCCAGCCGGGCTAG
- a CDS encoding dienelactone hydrolase family protein, with the protein MATARRLDEDDSLDDFTPRRITLDGVEKVVHVAGNGPAVIVMTEMPGISPHVARFARWVRDAGFTVYMPSLFGRDGAVPDAEEGVAVFRRACVSAEFRAFAANESHPVTQWLRALARQAHAECGGPGVGAIGMCFTGNFALSMMLEPAMLAPVMCQPSLPMDKPAAMNIAPEELAVVGERLRREDLTVLAYRFEGDRHCRAERFAAFAQALGDRFVARVLPDSAANTVTPPFFAQVVASPHSVVTAHLIDEAGQPTVAARDEMLGFFAQRLRKG; encoded by the coding sequence ATGGCCACCGCCCGCAGGCTGGACGAAGACGACTCGCTGGACGATTTCACGCCCCGCCGCATCACGCTAGACGGCGTGGAGAAGGTGGTGCATGTGGCCGGCAACGGTCCGGCCGTGATCGTGATGACCGAGATGCCCGGCATCAGCCCGCACGTCGCGCGCTTTGCCCGCTGGGTGCGCGATGCCGGATTCACCGTCTACATGCCTTCGCTGTTCGGGCGTGACGGCGCGGTGCCGGACGCCGAGGAAGGCGTGGCGGTGTTCAGGCGCGCCTGCGTGAGCGCCGAGTTCCGCGCTTTCGCGGCCAACGAGTCGCACCCGGTCACGCAATGGCTGCGCGCGCTGGCACGGCAGGCGCATGCCGAATGCGGTGGGCCGGGCGTGGGCGCGATCGGCATGTGTTTCACCGGCAATTTCGCGCTGTCGATGATGCTGGAGCCCGCGATGCTGGCGCCGGTGATGTGCCAGCCTTCGCTGCCCATGGACAAGCCGGCGGCGATGAACATCGCCCCCGAGGAACTGGCGGTTGTGGGCGAACGCCTGCGGCGCGAAGACCTGACCGTTCTGGCCTACCGCTTCGAGGGTGATCGCCACTGCCGGGCCGAACGCTTCGCCGCCTTCGCGCAGGCGCTGGGTGACCGCTTCGTGGCGCGGGTGCTGCCCGACAGTGCGGCCAACACGGTGACGCCGCCTTTCTTTGCGCAAGTGGTGGCCAGCCCGCACAGCGTGGTGACGGCGCACCTGATCGACGAGGCAGGCCAGCCGACCGTGGCGGCGCGTGACGAGATGCTGGGCTTTTTCGCGCAGCGCTTGCGGAAAGGCTAG
- a CDS encoding ATP-dependent Clp protease proteolytic subunit gives MFASHTASPPVAQPGSAGTFLEEKAFRARTVLVFGTVTDALASETVRKLLALDAESSAPITMIVSSPGGHLESGDAIHDVVRFVASPVNMVGTGWVGSAATHLYLGASRERRFCLPQTRFLIHQPSGGAGGPASDIAIQAREIIQARERIAQVIARETGQPLERVLKDIERDLWMPAEEALSYGLVSRVIQRREELEPA, from the coding sequence ATGTTCGCCAGCCATACAGCATCACCACCGGTCGCTCAACCAGGAAGCGCCGGCACCTTTCTTGAAGAGAAGGCCTTTCGCGCACGGACAGTGCTCGTGTTCGGGACCGTGACGGATGCGCTGGCCTCGGAAACCGTCCGTAAGCTCCTGGCGCTGGATGCGGAATCCAGCGCGCCAATCACCATGATCGTGTCTTCTCCGGGAGGCCATCTCGAATCGGGTGATGCGATCCATGATGTCGTGCGCTTCGTTGCTTCACCCGTCAACATGGTGGGCACGGGGTGGGTGGGCAGCGCGGCGACCCACCTCTACCTAGGGGCATCACGCGAGCGGCGCTTCTGCCTGCCGCAGACCCGTTTTCTGATTCACCAGCCGAGCGGCGGTGCCGGCGGCCCCGCAAGCGACATCGCGATCCAGGCCAGGGAGATCATCCAGGCCCGGGAACGCATCGCCCAAGTCATCGCACGCGAGACAGGTCAGCCTCTTGAGCGCGTGCTGAAGGACATCGAGCGCGACCTGTGGATGCCCGCCGAAGAAGCGCTGTCCTACGGACTCGTGTCGCGCGTCATCCAGCGCCGCGAGGAGCTCGAACCCGCCTGA
- a CDS encoding glutathione S-transferase family protein, whose translation MLKILGKRSSINVRKVLWACAELGLPFQREDWGSGYHDVNTDTFKALNPNAMVPVLIDGDFVLWESNSILRYLANRHDDGALYPHGAVARARVDQWLDWQASDLNRAWSHAFMALVRRSPEHADVRQVQRSLDDWHRFMRVLEGRLVDTGAYVAGENFSLADIAIGLSVHRWYQTPFEHPHLDAVDTYYQRIERRSGFIAHCIGVP comes from the coding sequence ATGCTCAAAATCCTGGGAAAACGATCCTCCATCAACGTTCGCAAGGTCCTGTGGGCTTGTGCCGAACTCGGCCTGCCGTTCCAGCGGGAAGACTGGGGCAGCGGCTACCACGATGTGAACACGGACACGTTCAAGGCGCTCAACCCGAACGCGATGGTGCCGGTGCTGATCGACGGAGACTTCGTGCTGTGGGAATCGAACAGCATCCTGCGCTACCTTGCCAATCGTCACGACGACGGTGCGTTGTACCCACACGGTGCCGTGGCGCGCGCCCGTGTCGACCAGTGGCTGGACTGGCAGGCGTCGGACCTCAACCGTGCGTGGAGCCATGCTTTCATGGCATTGGTTCGGCGCTCGCCAGAACACGCAGACGTCCGGCAGGTGCAGCGATCCCTGGACGACTGGCATCGGTTCATGCGCGTGTTGGAGGGCCGGCTGGTTGACACGGGGGCCTACGTCGCGGGAGAAAACTTCAGCCTGGCGGACATCGCCATTGGACTGTCGGTCCATCGCTGGTACCAGACGCCCTTCGAGCATCCCCACCTGGATGCGGTGGACACCTATTACCAGCGCATCGAACGGCGCAGCGGATTCATCGCACACTGCATCGGCGTACCGTGA
- a CDS encoding LysE family translocator codes for MPMQPDLLLAFVTYAFVTSITPGPNNTMLLASGLNHGFARSVPHILGISIGFAAMVLGVGAGFSRLFLAWPSLYTALRVVGAIYMLWLAWQIATAQPLQDTAAPGRPFGFWKAAAFQWVNPKAWIMAIGAIATYAPAEGGGVAVIAIAVLYAAVNAPSVAVWAVFGTTLRRWLTDRRHLRIFNIAMAVLLVLSLYPLLFGHAA; via the coding sequence ATGCCCATGCAACCTGATCTGCTTCTGGCTTTCGTGACCTATGCGTTCGTGACCTCCATCACGCCCGGTCCCAACAACACCATGTTGCTCGCTTCGGGGCTCAACCATGGGTTTGCCCGCAGCGTGCCGCACATCCTGGGCATCAGCATCGGCTTTGCGGCAATGGTGTTGGGTGTGGGGGCAGGATTTAGCCGCCTGTTTCTTGCCTGGCCGTCTTTGTATACCGCGTTGCGCGTGGTCGGTGCGATCTACATGCTCTGGCTTGCCTGGCAGATTGCGACCGCGCAGCCGTTGCAGGACACGGCCGCGCCAGGCCGGCCGTTCGGCTTCTGGAAGGCTGCCGCCTTCCAGTGGGTCAACCCCAAGGCGTGGATCATGGCCATTGGCGCCATCGCCACCTATGCGCCCGCCGAGGGCGGGGGGGTGGCGGTGATCGCCATCGCGGTCCTCTATGCCGCCGTCAATGCGCCCAGCGTCGCTGTTTGGGCCGTCTTTGGGACGACGCTGCGCCGCTGGCTCACGGACCGGCGGCACCTGCGCATCTTCAACATCGCGATGGCCGTGCTGCTCGTGCTGTCCTTGTATCCGCTGCTATTCGGTCACGCCGCGTGA
- a CDS encoding SDR family oxidoreductase, which produces MALLDGKVAVVTGASSGIGRAIASMFAAHGAAVILTARREALLNDVADVIRQNGGRAEVVAGDVGRPETHEQVIEAAMSKFGGLDMAINNAGIVGALKPLAEMTPEEWQVTLETNLTAAFLGARSQIPAMLTRGGGSIVFTSSFVGTSAGLPGMAAYGASKAGLMGLVKGITADYATQGIRANALLPGGTDTEIAGDQSTKDWAAGLHAMKRLARPEEIASSALFLASPMSSFVTGSALYADGGNAAVK; this is translated from the coding sequence ATGGCTTTGCTTGATGGAAAAGTGGCCGTCGTCACTGGTGCGTCCTCTGGTATCGGACGTGCGATCGCGTCGATGTTTGCCGCGCACGGGGCGGCGGTCATCCTCACCGCCAGACGCGAAGCCCTGCTCAACGACGTCGCTGACGTGATCCGGCAGAACGGTGGCCGCGCCGAGGTTGTGGCGGGGGATGTTGGGCGTCCTGAAACTCATGAGCAGGTGATCGAGGCAGCGATGAGCAAATTCGGTGGACTCGACATGGCGATCAACAATGCCGGCATCGTCGGTGCCCTCAAACCGCTGGCTGAGATGACGCCAGAGGAATGGCAGGTCACGTTGGAGACGAACCTCACGGCAGCCTTCCTGGGTGCTCGTAGCCAGATTCCGGCGATGCTCACTCGCGGTGGCGGCTCGATTGTTTTCACATCGAGCTTCGTGGGCACCAGTGCAGGCCTGCCCGGCATGGCGGCCTATGGCGCCTCGAAAGCGGGGCTGATGGGTTTGGTGAAGGGCATCACCGCCGACTATGCAACTCAAGGCATACGGGCGAATGCGCTGCTGCCGGGCGGAACCGATACCGAGATAGCAGGAGACCAAAGCACCAAAGACTGGGCTGCGGGGTTGCACGCCATGAAGCGACTCGCTCGGCCGGAAGAAATTGCGTCCTCTGCGCTCTTTCTTGCGAGTCCCATGTCGAGTTTCGTCACAGGATCAGCCTTGTACGCCGATGGTGGCAATGCTGCCGTGAAGTAA